One Arthrobacter sp. Marseille-P9274 genomic region harbors:
- a CDS encoding IclR family transcriptional regulator has translation MISRVVRLLDSFDRDRPSMTLSSLAAQAGLPLSTAHRLVEELMHYGLIRRTDSGELRIGLRMWEISARSLAAMDVREAALPFMDDVLSAVHQHTTLAVLDGKSALYVERMSSPDSVLDAARITDRLPLNACSSGLVLLAHSSPEFQESFLSGPLTKVTDETPTHPGFIRRQLAEIRQRGFVALPGIGRSEWLGVAVPVFEARRTVAAALSAIVPRDQAEVRLIVPALLTASHGISRTLAPARRPTDSQEG, from the coding sequence ATGATCAGCCGGGTGGTCCGCCTTCTGGACTCCTTCGACCGCGACCGGCCGAGCATGACGTTGTCGAGCCTGGCTGCTCAGGCCGGCCTGCCCTTGTCCACGGCGCACCGTCTGGTCGAGGAGCTCATGCATTACGGGCTGATTCGCCGCACCGACTCCGGCGAGCTGCGGATTGGATTGCGCATGTGGGAGATCTCCGCCCGGTCCTTGGCGGCAATGGATGTGCGGGAGGCCGCGCTGCCGTTCATGGACGATGTCCTTTCGGCCGTCCATCAGCACACCACCCTCGCCGTGTTGGATGGGAAGTCCGCCCTGTACGTGGAGCGGATGTCGTCCCCTGATTCCGTACTGGACGCCGCACGGATCACAGATCGCCTGCCGCTCAATGCTTGTTCTTCCGGCCTGGTGCTGTTGGCCCATTCCTCTCCGGAGTTCCAGGAGAGTTTCTTGTCAGGGCCGTTGACTAAGGTCACGGACGAAACCCCGACCCATCCGGGGTTCATCCGCCGGCAGCTGGCCGAGATCAGGCAGAGGGGGTTCGTTGCCTTGCCGGGGATCGGCCGTTCTGAATGGCTGGGTGTTGCGGTCCCCGTCTTCGAAGCGCGGCGCACAGTGGCCGCGGCGCTGAGTGCCATCGTGCCCCGGGATCAGGCCGAGGTGCGGCTGATCGTCCCCGCCTTGCTCACGGCCTCCCATGGAATTTCCCGGACGCTTGCTCCTGCACGCCGGCCCACCGACTCACAAGAAGGCTGA